A section of the Macadamia integrifolia cultivar HAES 741 chromosome 9, SCU_Mint_v3, whole genome shotgun sequence genome encodes:
- the LOC122089869 gene encoding protein JINGUBANG-like, with the protein MEYPTYSSVIESTPSTPLLSASTSSICSTSESDETPASSHRFTSPDLICRFPDKPSCGSYRSLAVLTGHIESVSCLALCGEFILSASQGKDIVVWQQPDLRQFAKFGQGQGSVKALVTVGNQVFTAHQDSRIRVWKVSRSSENIFRLIATLPTTKDYLGKFMKQSNYVQTRRHHKRLWIEHADSISCLAISDGMIYSGSWDKTLKVWRVSDLKCLESIRAHDDAINGLAAHKVLVYSASADGKIKVWEKECKNSYSLKGTLEGHKDVSINSVILCDDGRLVYGAGSDGFMMGWKREVDLSGWKLVCEQKAHQMAVLCLCSVGEYLCSGSADKNIGIWKREVNGGIYSVGLIRGHEGPVKCLQASSHSVGTGSGFLLYSGGLDRSLRVWWVAKEESAKRKGSSPKQQIRVEKCRLV; encoded by the coding sequence ATGGAATACCCAACATATTCGTCTGTTATAGAATCAACACCATCAACTCCATTACTCTCAGCAAGCACAAGTAGCATCTGTAGCACCAGTGAATCTGATGAAACCCCTGCTAGTTCACATAGGTTCACATCTCCAGACCTTATATGTCGGTTTCCAGACAAACCCAGTTGTGGTTCCTATCGATCTTTGGCTGTTCTAACTGGGCATATTGAATCAGTCTCTTGTTTGGCTCTGTGTGGTGAATTCATCCTAAGTGCCTCACAGGGTAAAGACATTGTAGTGTGGCAACAACCTGACTTGAGGCAATTTGCCAAGTTTGGACAAGGCCAAGGCTCTGTTAAAGCCCTTGTTACTGTGGGCAACCAAGTGTTCACAGCACATCAAGATAGCAGGATAAGGGTTTGGAAGGTGTCTAGAAGCTCAGAGAATATATTTAGGCTTATTGCTACGCTGCCCACTACTAAGGACTACTTGGGGAAGTTCATGAAACAGAGCAATTATGTTCAAACTCGGCGGCACCACAAGCGCTTGTGGATTGAGCATGCTGATAGTATCTCTTGCTTGGCTATTTCTGATGGCATGATCTATTCTGGGTCATGGGATAAAACCCTGAAAGTGTGGAGAGTCTCAGATCTCAAGTGCTTGGAATCTATAAGGGCTCATGATGATGCCATAAATGGGTTGGCTGCACATAAGGTGTTAGTGTATTCTGCATCTGCTGATGGGAAGATCAAGGTGTGGGAAAAGGAGTGCAAGAATTCTTACTCTTTAAAGGGCACCTTGGAGGGTCACAAGGATGTATCGATTAATTCAGTGATCTTATGTGATGATGGGAGGTTGGTCTATGGAGCTGGGTCAGATGGGTTTATGATGGGCTGGAAGAGAGAGGTGGATCTCAGTGGTTGGAAGCTGGTCTGTGAACAAAAAGCACATCAAATGGCTGTGTTGTGTTTGTGTTCAGTGGGGGAATATTTGTGCAGTGGTTCAGCTGATAAGAACATTGGGATATGGAAGAGAGAGGTTAATGGAGGGATTTACAGTGTTGGGTTGATAAGAGGGCATGAAGGGCCAGTCAAGTGTTTACAAGCCTCTTCTCATAGTGTAGGAACTGGAAGTGGTTTCTTGCTCTATAGTGGAGGTCTTGACAGAAGCTTGAGGGTTTGGTGGGTTGCCAAGGAAGAGTCTGCAAAGAGGAAGGGAAGCTCTCCAAAACAACAAATCAGGGTGGAAAAATGTCGTCTTGTTTGA